GAGGTCTGCGTCAAGATCGGCGGGGTCAAGCATTGGTTGTGGCGAGCGGTCGACGAATACGGGGGGTTCTGGCAACTTAACCTGAGTGAGGCCGGAGTAGCTCAGGGGGTCACCTGAGAGTAAGAACAGGAACCTGCGCTAAGGAATCTGATTGATGTACTCCTCCAGGGAATACGGGTTACGCAGGGGGCGCAGGTTGCCCTGAGCCACATCTTCTGAGAGGGTGAAATCGTATTTGCCGAGCATGCTCACATGCTCGTGGAGCAATGGAGTCAGTCGGGCCACGTCCTCATCGTTGACCGGATGACCGATGCTCCGTAGCTCATCGAGAGCTACTTGGATGTAGCGCGTATTCCACAGGACTATCGCGTTCACGACCAGGCCCAGTGCGCTCAACTGGTCTTCCATCCCTTCCCGATACCGCTGCCGCAATTCCCCTTTCTGTCCGTGAAACACGGCCCGCGCCACGCTGTGGCGCTGCTCGCCCCGATTGAGTTGCCGCAGAATTCGCTGGCGGTAAGCCTCGTCGCCCACATAGTTCAGCAGGTACAGGGTCTTCTCGATGCGACCCAGTTCAGCAATAGCCCGTCCCAGACTCGACAGGCTGCCCCCACGCTGCAAGGTACGCATAATGCTCGTTGCGCCGACCTTGCCCAGTTTGAGTGACCCGGCCAACCTAAGCATGTCCTCCCAGTGAGCGGCGATCAGCCGCTCGTTCAGGGTGTGACGGCTGAGGTCGTTCAGTGCGCCGTAATCCGCGTCCTTATCCAGTCGCCAGAAGCGCTGGTCAGATAAATCCGCCAGCCTGGGACTGAACTTGTAGCCCAGCAGGGCGAATAATCCGAACACCACATCGCTGTAGCCGTGGGTGTCGGCCATGATTTCGCGGGGGTCGAGGCGGGTCTGCTGTTCCAGCAGGCCCGCGAGGATATACAGACTGTCCCGCAGGGTTCCCGGAATCACGATGCCGTGAAATCCGGTGAACTGGTCACTGGTGAAGTTGTAGTAGGTGACGCCGCGCTGAGCGCCAAAATATTTGCTGTTCCAGCCAGCATTGATGGTGCGAACGGGAACGACGAAACGCAGGCCATCGGCAGAGGCGACTTCCCCACCGCCCCAGCTCTGGGCCAGCGGCAACTCCAGTTGGGCATTCACCAGCAGGGCATTCGCGGCGGTAATGGTGTCGGCGCGGACGTAGTTCTGCGCTATCCACGATAGGCGCGGAAGGGTCAGGGCTTCCACATCAGGACGGGACACGGCTTTCAGGCCGATATTGCAAGCCTGTGAAAGGAGTACCGCACAGAGGCTCAGGGGAAGATGTCGTACCAGGGTTCGGCCTTCTGCGACGTGGGTAAACGCCTCAGCCAGTCCGGTGAACGAATGCACTTCCATCAAGAGTTCCGCGAGGTCAACAACGGGCAGGCGGGCTGAAATTTCAGCCCGCAACACCTTCAGGCTCTCCGGCTCAGGAATCGCTTCCGGCGCGGCCAGGTGAAGGGTGGTGTGGCCGTCCTCCTGAGTGAGTGACAGCGATGAATTGACGCTCAAGCGCTCCTCGACTTCACGAAAGGCGTTTTCCAGTTCGATGCTCAACAGCTCAAGTTCCGGCCTGGGGTCAAGAGAGCGTTCCAGGGCGCGGCACACGTCGTCACGGGCTTCCAGCCAGGCATCTCCCTGAAGCAGCTCTGCCCGTGGGTCACCGTAGCGTTCACTGCGCTCCACAAAGACTTCGCGGCGCTTAAGAGCCTGATGCAGCCTGTCCATCACGCAGAGGGTGTACGCCTGCTGGTCGAGTTGGCCCCCAAAGGGAAAGACCTGTCTTTCCCAGCTTTTCGGAACGACGCTCCGGGGAGCGTCGCTCCATCTGGGCTTGCCCTGCCCCGGCTCATCCCTGGCTTTCAGGAATTCCAGGGCATCCAGCAGCGGCGTAGCTGTAGGGGTTCCAGTAAAGGTAATGGTCTGAAGAAAGACCCGCTGAAAGCGGCGGACAGTGGTGTAGTACCCACTGAGGGCCAGTGCGTGGGTGTCCTCATCAGGGCTGGCGAGGGCCGCGACCTTTCCAGCGGCTTCCCGCAGTGCCTGTTCCCCCAGCTTCTGCAAGGCCAGTTCACGCGCTCTTTCGGCAGGCAGGTTGCTGTCCAGCAGCATCAGGGTCGCTTCACGCAAGAGCAAAGCCGCCTGGTCGAGGTCTTTCAGGGAACGCAGGCGTTCCCGTCGCCGCCTGGCTTCCCCTCTCAGGGCGAAACTGGTCATCAGACCATCGAAAATGTCCAGTACGTCATCGGTGGCGGTGCGTTCCAGATGTTGCAGGAAGACCAGCAGGGTTGCCAGCCGCCGTTCCTCGCTCATCCGCTGGATGAGCTGTACTCGTGCAGTCAGGGCGTGACGTATCAGGGCAGCCTGACGTGCGGCTGGAACGTCGGAGAGGTCAACCTCTCCGACACCGACAGCGCGAATCTGTTCCACGCGGTACAGGGCGTGATACAGCGACATGGCTCCCACCCGTGAAGGCGGAGTTCGCAGGACTTCCAGCGGGGTCTGCCATTTCCCCGTGGGCAGGACGAGAAGCTGTTCGAGGACCTGCTCCTGCTCACTGTTCAGGCGGCGGCTCAAACCGAGGAAAGACCGAGCGGTGTACCGCTCGCGGACACGGGCAATCAGCCGCTCCAGAACACGCACGCCTGGCAACACAACTTTCTGGGCCAGCAGGTGAGCTGTAGCAAGGTCGAACAGGACGCTCGGGCGCACAGCACTGACCGCGAGGTGGGCATAAATCCAGCGAATCAGGCGGAACACCTGAAACTCGTCGAACTCCCGGTAACCCAGGTAAGCCACGATGTCGCGGCGGTGGGTGTAGCGGGTTTCCTCGCGCAGTGCATACCGTAGGAAAACTTCTGGCGAAACCTCAAGTTGCTGAGCGACATGCTGCACCACGACTCTCGGCAACTGAATAGGATTGGGCAGAAAGGTTCCCAGATACCGCAAAGCGCAGAGCTGGACGGCAAAACCGAGCTTGTTGTGGTCGCGGCGTCGCTCAGCAATCAAAGCCAGGTCGGCTTCGTTCAGGAAGAAATAACGGGTGAGTTGTTCTGGGGTGGGGTCAACAGCAAACCGCCCGTAGCGGGCGGCTTGCTCAGCAGAGAGGAATTCGACGGGCATCAGTCATGGCAGGAAAGAGACTCAGGGAATGTTCAGAACTGTGAAACTCGTTTCCGACTGACTGCCGACCCCTACCAGTAATGCTTTCCCATCAGCCCGAAAGGCGAGAGGAACAGTGTCCATGTCCTGTACCACTGCCGGGAGCTTCCAGACCACTTGTTTCCCAGTTTTCACGTCACCTATCAGCAATTCGGCGCGGCCATCTTCCAGCCAGGCGACTCGCCGACCATCTGAGGATACGGCCAAAGACTCCACCCGATTGCCAGAGGGCCACATCTGTATTTTCTTGCCTGTCGCCGGGTCATAAACCTCAACGCCCAGCGGATGATAAGTATGTTCCTTGCCTATCACGTCTATAGCAGCCACGGCCAGTACGCGGCAGTCGGCACTGGTGGCCCCCAGACGCCTTTCTTCAGGCAGTGACAGGCCGAAGTTATTTTTCTCCAGTGCGCCGAGCTGCCACGAGGACGCCCGGAAGCCCATACCCCGGTCACGGAAGATAAGTTGCGTTTCACACATACTTTTTCCATCCGGCGTGAGCTGGGAAGTCTCACTCACCGACTTGCGGTAGGTCTGACCAGGGAGGTTGCCCAGAAAGAGCTCGCCCTGACGCCTGAGCAAAGGGGCTACAGGAACGATACGACCGCCCAGAACGACTTCCTTATCCCCCGGCGTGAATCCAGAAATAGAATGAATGCCCGTGACCGAGGGGCCAACCGCCTTCCCGGTTTTCACGTCCCAGAAGCGCACGAATTCCGAGTTCGCATCACCGCTGACCAGGAGCGTGCCAGCCCGATTGAACTTCAGGCTGCCTACCTGATACGGATGAGCCTTGACGCTCCAGATTGCCTGTCCTGCCTTCAGGTCAAAAAGGTTAAGCTGCCGACCTTCGCCCGCCGCAGCCACCCAACGTCCATTGTCACTGACGGTCAGGAGATTGACGTGGGCCAGCGGCATCTGGAACTTGGCGACCTGCTGACCCTGCGGCGTCAGGGCCAGTGCCCCCAGCGAACTGGTGCTGATGATGTTCTGGCCCAGCCACGCCACACCCTGAACACCAATCCCGGTATTGGTCGGCTGTGGTGGTGCCAGCCGTTTCCGGTCAGTCAGATTCCAGAGGCGCGGGGTACTGAAGCCGTCTGCCAGAAGAAATTTGCCGTCGGTACTGAAGGCGAGTTTCCTCGTGTTGTCGGCATAAGTAGGCAACGAGCGTCCTGTCCCACTTTTCAGGTCATAGACCGTCACGGATTGGTTGTACGCTTTGGGGAAGCTCATGTTCCAGCCCACCGCTAGACGCTGCCCAGACGCGTCATAAGCCACTGCCGAAGCGCTAGCAGGCTTAACAGGGTCATCCATAAACGAAGTGTCTTCCCCAGGTAAGCGGGTGATGGTCGGCAGCGGTTTCATGTCAGGCAGGTGAAAGCGCAGAATTTGCGAGGCGCGGATGACGGCCACCTCGTTCGCGGTTGGACTGACGGCGACCTGCCCAGCACCGTAGCCGTCAGGCAAGGTCGGCAGGTCAATCCTCTGCCACTGTCCCGGCTGGCCGACCAGCAGGGTATGAGGGCACGCCACCGTCAGCGTGGAGCCGCTCGCCGCGAGGTGTGGCCCTTCACTGCCTTTCAGGTTACCGCAGAGGGCCTGCCCCACGACCTTGGTTTGCTTTCCACTGACCTGAGCCAGAGTTCCTGTCGTGTCCAGCGTAAAAAGGTCATTGCCGCTGTAAACGACATCCACCAGCAGGCGGCCAGTGGGCGACACAAGAGCCTGCCGTTGCCCCTGGGGAGTGAACA
This Deinococcus seoulensis DNA region includes the following protein-coding sequences:
- a CDS encoding Tn3 family transposase, whose amino-acid sequence is MPVEFLSAEQAARYGRFAVDPTPEQLTRYFFLNEADLALIAERRRDHNKLGFAVQLCALRYLGTFLPNPIQLPRVVVQHVAQQLEVSPEVFLRYALREETRYTHRRDIVAYLGYREFDEFQVFRLIRWIYAHLAVSAVRPSVLFDLATAHLLAQKVVLPGVRVLERLIARVRERYTARSFLGLSRRLNSEQEQVLEQLLVLPTGKWQTPLEVLRTPPSRVGAMSLYHALYRVEQIRAVGVGEVDLSDVPAARQAALIRHALTARVQLIQRMSEERRLATLLVFLQHLERTATDDVLDIFDGLMTSFALRGEARRRRERLRSLKDLDQAALLLREATLMLLDSNLPAERARELALQKLGEQALREAAGKVAALASPDEDTHALALSGYYTTVRRFQRVFLQTITFTGTPTATPLLDALEFLKARDEPGQGKPRWSDAPRSVVPKSWERQVFPFGGQLDQQAYTLCVMDRLHQALKRREVFVERSERYGDPRAELLQGDAWLEARDDVCRALERSLDPRPELELLSIELENAFREVEERLSVNSSLSLTQEDGHTTLHLAAPEAIPEPESLKVLRAEISARLPVVDLAELLMEVHSFTGLAEAFTHVAEGRTLVRHLPLSLCAVLLSQACNIGLKAVSRPDVEALTLPRLSWIAQNYVRADTITAANALLVNAQLELPLAQSWGGGEVASADGLRFVVPVRTINAGWNSKYFGAQRGVTYYNFTSDQFTGFHGIVIPGTLRDSLYILAGLLEQQTRLDPREIMADTHGYSDVVFGLFALLGYKFSPRLADLSDQRFWRLDKDADYGALNDLSRHTLNERLIAAHWEDMLRLAGSLKLGKVGATSIMRTLQRGGSLSSLGRAIAELGRIEKTLYLLNYVGDEAYRQRILRQLNRGEQRHSVARAVFHGQKGELRQRYREGMEDQLSALGLVVNAIVLWNTRYIQVALDELRSIGHPVNDEDVARLTPLLHEHVSMLGKYDFTLSEDVAQGNLRPLRNPYSLEEYINQIP
- a CDS encoding WD40 repeat domain-containing protein → MNHKLNAAQLHQKANVLPAVHAVSSAMSLQARFLSTGFLGALLSVSAAGAVSIQASGILPDGPASEVSVRADGAQVAVTTADRVGLFTPQGQRQALVSPTGRLLVDVVYSGNDLFTLDTTGTLAQVSGKQTKVVGQALCGNLKGSEGPHLAASGSTLTVACPHTLLVGQPGQWQRIDLPTLPDGYGAGQVAVSPTANEVAVIRASQILRFHLPDMKPLPTITRLPGEDTSFMDDPVKPASASAVAYDASGQRLAVGWNMSFPKAYNQSVTVYDLKSGTGRSLPTYADNTRKLAFSTDGKFLLADGFSTPRLWNLTDRKRLAPPQPTNTGIGVQGVAWLGQNIISTSSLGALALTPQGQQVAKFQMPLAHVNLLTVSDNGRWVAAAGEGRQLNLFDLKAGQAIWSVKAHPYQVGSLKFNRAGTLLVSGDANSEFVRFWDVKTGKAVGPSVTGIHSISGFTPGDKEVVLGGRIVPVAPLLRRQGELFLGNLPGQTYRKSVSETSQLTPDGKSMCETQLIFRDRGMGFRASSWQLGALEKNNFGLSLPEERRLGATSADCRVLAVAAIDVIGKEHTYHPLGVEVYDPATGKKIQMWPSGNRVESLAVSSDGRRVAWLEDGRAELLIGDVKTGKQVVWKLPAVVQDMDTVPLAFRADGKALLVGVGSQSETSFTVLNIP